A genome region from Yoonia vestfoldensis includes the following:
- a CDS encoding DMT family transporter: MENLRGAAFMVLAMFCFALLDTTIKLLSQSMPVGQALALISVGILLLLLGWSVLQRIPLWQADYRNPRVILRSISEVAGTCLISLALSLVPLTTASAVIQATPLVVAMGAGLFLGQSIGWRRWIAIIVGFGGVLLIIRPGLEGFNPATLLAVAGMLALATRDLLTRALTVTLSGVQLGIHAFAFVLPGSVMLMLAQGAPLIRPDAATWALVLAGVVIGVMSYLSIIAATRGGNAGVISSFRYSRMIFALAIGFVVFGERPDAATLIGAAIIITSGIFTLWREARMRRASLAQQAAL, encoded by the coding sequence TTGGAAAACCTGCGCGGTGCGGCCTTCATGGTGCTGGCGATGTTCTGCTTTGCGCTGCTCGACACCACGATCAAGCTTTTGTCGCAATCCATGCCCGTGGGCCAGGCGCTGGCGCTGATCAGTGTCGGGATCCTGCTGCTGCTTCTGGGTTGGTCGGTGCTGCAACGGATCCCGCTCTGGCAGGCCGATTACCGCAATCCGCGCGTCATCCTGCGCAGTATCAGCGAGGTGGCAGGCACCTGCCTGATCTCGCTGGCGCTGTCATTGGTGCCGCTGACAACCGCCTCGGCGGTGATACAGGCGACACCGCTTGTGGTGGCCATGGGGGCGGGGCTTTTTCTGGGGCAAAGCATCGGCTGGCGGCGCTGGATCGCGATCATCGTGGGCTTTGGCGGCGTGCTGCTGATCATCCGTCCGGGGCTGGAAGGGTTCAACCCCGCCACCCTGCTGGCCGTGGCAGGCATGCTGGCGCTGGCCACGCGCGATCTGCTGACGCGCGCGCTGACTGTGACGCTCTCGGGGGTGCAATTGGGGATCCATGCCTTTGCCTTCGTGCTGCCGGGGTCAGTGATGCTGATGCTGGCGCAGGGCGCGCCGCTGATCCGGCCCGATGCCGCCACCTGGGCGCTGGTGCTGGCGGGCGTGGTGATCGGGGTGATGTCCTATCTGTCCATCATCGCCGCCACGCGCGGCGGCAATGCCGGTGTGATTTCATCCTTCCGTTACAGCCGCATGATCTTTGCGCTGGCAATCGGCTTTGTCGTCTTTGGCGAAAGACCCGATGCCGCCACGCTGATCGGGGCGGCGATCATCATCACCTCGGGCATCTTCACGCTCTGGCGCGAGGCCCGTATGCGCCGCGCTTCCCTTGCGCAACAAGCCGCGTTATAG
- a CDS encoding cold-shock protein, protein METQETAYLRRVQGQVKWFDPTKGFGFVIAELGGPDILLHANVLRNFGQGSVVDGSRIDLMVQDTQRGLQAVEVISITPPHADAGLPLRDMSDFTPEDIAKRAIEPARVKWFDKAKGFGFANVFGSSDDVFIHIEVLRRSGLSDLQSGEAIGLRLVDGERGRMAIDVVGWEAAAK, encoded by the coding sequence ATGGAAACGCAAGAAACCGCCTACCTTCGGCGGGTGCAAGGTCAGGTAAAGTGGTTCGATCCGACAAAGGGTTTCGGCTTTGTCATCGCTGAACTGGGCGGCCCGGATATTTTGCTGCATGCCAATGTGCTGCGCAATTTCGGGCAAGGCTCGGTCGTGGATGGATCGCGGATCGATCTGATGGTGCAGGATACCCAGCGTGGGTTGCAGGCGGTCGAGGTGATCTCGATCACGCCGCCGCATGCGGATGCGGGATTGCCGCTGCGCGATATGTCCGATTTCACCCCCGAGGATATCGCCAAACGCGCGATTGAACCGGCCCGCGTCAAATGGTTCGACAAGGCCAAGGGATTCGGCTTTGCCAATGTCTTTGGCAGTTCGGATGATGTGTTCATCCATATCGAGGTCTTGCGCCGGTCCGGCCTGTCGGATCTGCAATCGGGCGAGGCGATCGGCCTGCGCCTGGTGGATGGCGAACGCGGGCGCATGGCAATCGACGTGGTCGGTTGGGAAGCTGCGGCCAAATGA
- the pdxH gene encoding pyridoxamine 5'-phosphate oxidase, protein MSDRAGIFSGDDPFVLAGQWLAAAAESEMSDPNAIALATVDATGLPNVRMVLLKEIEPDAFVFYTNYESRKAVEIDATGKAAFVMHWKSLARQIRVRGLVTREDGPIADAYYASRSLPSRIGAWASRQSQPLESRGILMAEVAKKTLQLGTNPARPHYWGGFRIIPLEIEFWADGAFRLHDRFRWSRQTKDDDWKITRLNP, encoded by the coding sequence ATGTCTGATCGCGCTGGTATTTTTTCGGGTGACGATCCGTTTGTCCTTGCAGGGCAATGGCTGGCGGCTGCGGCCGAATCAGAAATGTCCGATCCCAATGCAATCGCCTTGGCCACGGTCGATGCCACGGGTCTGCCGAATGTCCGGATGGTGCTTTTGAAAGAGATTGAACCGGACGCCTTTGTTTTTTATACCAATTACGAGAGTCGCAAGGCCGTCGAAATTGATGCGACCGGCAAGGCGGCCTTTGTGATGCATTGGAAATCCCTGGCGCGCCAAATCCGCGTCCGGGGGCTTGTCACGCGCGAGGATGGGCCGATTGCGGATGCATATTATGCGTCCAGATCGCTGCCGAGCCGGATTGGCGCCTGGGCGTCGCGGCAATCGCAGCCGCTTGAATCGCGCGGCATATTGATGGCAGAGGTCGCAAAAAAGACCCTGCAACTGGGAACAAATCCGGCGCGCCCGCATTATTGGGGTGGGTTTCGGATCATTCCGCTTGAAATAGAATTCTGGGCGGATGGTGCTTTTCGTCTACATGACCGGTTCCGCTGGTCGCGTCAGACAAAAGACGACGATTGGAAGATCACCCGCCTGAACCCCTGA
- the fabI gene encoding enoyl-ACP reductase FabI: protein MTSQLMQGKRGLIMGLANDKSIAWGIAKACAEAGAELAFSYQGEALQKRVGPLAQSLGSDTVLPCDVGDEASIDALFAALEAKWGKLDFVVHAIGFSDKNELRGRYVDTSRSNFLMSMDISVYSFTAVVQRAEKMMTDGGSCLTLTYYGAEKVMPHYNVMGVAKAALEASVRYLAEDLGKKNIRVNAISAGTIKTLAASGIGDFRYIMKWNEYNSPLRRTVTQDEVGKSSLYLLSDLASAVTGEVLHVDAGYHVVGMKAVDAPDITKD from the coding sequence ATGACGTCACAATTGATGCAAGGCAAGCGCGGGCTGATCATGGGGCTTGCGAATGACAAATCCATCGCCTGGGGCATCGCCAAGGCCTGCGCCGAGGCCGGGGCAGAGCTGGCCTTTTCCTACCAGGGCGAGGCGCTTCAGAAACGCGTCGGGCCGCTGGCGCAATCGCTCGGCTCTGACACGGTGCTGCCCTGCGATGTGGGCGACGAGGCCTCGATTGACGCGCTCTTCGCCGCACTCGAGGCGAAATGGGGCAAGCTCGATTTCGTGGTCCATGCGATCGGGTTTTCCGACAAGAACGAATTGCGCGGCCGCTATGTCGATACCAGCCGCAGCAATTTCCTGATGTCGATGGATATCTCGGTCTATTCCTTCACCGCCGTGGTGCAGCGCGCCGAAAAGATGATGACCGATGGCGGCTCCTGCCTGACGCTGACCTATTACGGCGCCGAAAAGGTGATGCCGCATTACAATGTGATGGGCGTCGCCAAGGCCGCATTGGAAGCTTCCGTCCGCTATCTGGCCGAGGATCTGGGCAAGAAAAACATCCGCGTCAACGCGATCAGCGCCGGCACGATCAAGACGCTGGCGGCCTCGGGCATTGGTGATTTCCGCTATATCATGAAATGGAACGAATATAACTCGCCCCTGCGGCGCACCGTGACGCAGGACGAGGTGGGCAAATCCTCGCTCTACCTTTTGTCGGATCTGGCCAGCGCGGTCACCGGCGAGGTGCTGCATGTCGATGCAGGCTATCATGTCGTCGGCATGAAAGCCGTCGATGCCCCCGATATCACCAAGGATTGA
- the eno gene encoding phosphopyruvate hydratase, producing the protein MTTIIDIHAREILDSRGNPTVEVDVVLEDGTMGRAAVPSGASTGAHEAVERRDGDKSRYMGKGVLEAVAAVNGEIAEAILGFDATEQVGIDMTMIELDGTPNKSRLGANAILGVSMAVAKAAADFTSQPLYRYIGGTSARMLPVPMMNIINGGEHADNPIDIQEFMIMPVAADNIREAVRMGAEVFHTLKKELSAAGFSTSIGDEGGFAPAIGSTRAALDFIMKAIEKAGYAPGADIYLALDCAATEYYKGGKYEMAGEGVSLSSQQNAEYLAKLASDYPIISIEDGMSEDDWDGWKMLTEMIGDKVQLVGDDLFVTNPARLADGITRGCANAMLVKVNQIGTLTETLQAVDMAHRARYTNVMSHRSGETEDVTIADLAVATNCGQIKTGSLSRSDRLAKYNQLIRIEEMLGETATYAGRSILR; encoded by the coding sequence ATGACCACGATCATCGACATTCACGCCCGCGAAATCCTCGACAGCCGGGGCAACCCCACGGTCGAAGTCGATGTGGTCCTCGAAGACGGCACCATGGGCCGGGCCGCCGTGCCATCAGGCGCATCCACCGGCGCGCATGAGGCGGTGGAACGCCGCGACGGCGACAAATCGCGTTACATGGGCAAAGGCGTGCTGGAAGCCGTCGCCGCCGTGAACGGCGAAATTGCCGAAGCCATCCTGGGCTTTGACGCGACCGAACAGGTCGGCATCGACATGACGATGATCGAACTGGACGGCACGCCGAATAAATCCCGCCTTGGGGCCAATGCGATCCTCGGCGTGTCCATGGCCGTGGCCAAGGCAGCGGCCGATTTCACCAGCCAGCCGCTTTACCGCTATATCGGCGGCACATCGGCGCGGATGCTGCCGGTGCCGATGATGAATATCATCAACGGCGGCGAACATGCCGATAACCCGATCGATATTCAGGAATTCATGATCATGCCCGTCGCTGCGGATAATATCCGCGAGGCCGTGCGCATGGGCGCCGAAGTGTTCCACACGCTGAAAAAGGAACTGTCAGCCGCCGGTTTCAGCACCAGCATCGGCGATGAGGGCGGTTTCGCCCCCGCCATCGGGTCCACCCGCGCGGCGCTGGATTTCATCATGAAAGCCATCGAAAAGGCGGGCTATGCGCCTGGTGCCGATATCTATCTGGCCCTCGATTGCGCCGCGACCGAATATTACAAGGGCGGCAAATATGAAATGGCGGGCGAAGGGGTCTCGCTGTCCAGCCAGCAAAATGCCGAATATCTGGCGAAACTCGCATCCGATTATCCGATCATCAGCATCGAGGATGGCATGTCCGAGGATGATTGGGACGGCTGGAAAATGCTGACAGAGATGATCGGCGACAAGGTGCAACTGGTCGGCGACGATCTGTTCGTGACCAACCCTGCCCGTCTGGCCGATGGTATCACGCGCGGCTGCGCCAATGCCATGCTGGTCAAGGTCAACCAGATCGGCACCCTGACCGAAACGCTGCAAGCCGTCGATATGGCGCATCGCGCGCGTTACACCAATGTGATGTCTCACCGTTCGGGCGAGACCGAGGATGTCACCATCGCCGATCTGGCCGTGGCGACGAATTGCGGGCAGATCAAGACAGGCTCGCTGTCGCGCTCGGACCGTCTGGCGAAATATAACCAGCTGATCCGGATCGAGGAAATGCTGGGCGAAACGGCGACCTATGCCGGGCGGTCGATTTTGCGGTAA
- the gpt gene encoding xanthine phosphoribosyltransferase: protein MTDRLPHEKGFHISWDQIHRDSRALAWRLDGHGPDDGNWRAVVAITRGGMAPAMIVARELDIRTVDTISVKSYDNQTQSEARVLKAPDAALMGDGTGILIVDDLVDSGKTLELVRALYPRAHFATVYAKPKGRPQVQTFITEVSQDTWIFFPWDMALQYVEPYRGKD, encoded by the coding sequence ATGACCGACCGGCTGCCGCATGAAAAAGGCTTTCACATCTCCTGGGACCAGATCCACCGCGACAGCCGCGCGCTGGCCTGGCGGCTGGACGGGCATGGGCCCGACGATGGCAATTGGCGCGCGGTGGTGGCGATCACCCGTGGCGGCATGGCCCCCGCGATGATCGTCGCGCGCGAGCTTGATATCCGCACTGTCGATACGATCAGCGTGAAAAGCTACGACAACCAGACCCAATCCGAAGCCCGCGTGCTCAAGGCCCCCGATGCCGCCTTGATGGGCGATGGCACCGGCATCCTGATCGTCGATGATCTGGTCGACAGCGGCAAGACGCTGGAACTGGTGCGCGCGCTTTATCCACGCGCGCATTTCGCAACGGTCTATGCCAAACCCAAAGGCCGCCCGCAGGTCCAGACCTTCATCACCGAAGTGTCGCAGGACACATGGATCTTTTTCCCCTGGGACATGGCGCTGCAATATGTCGAACCTTACCGCGGCAAGGATTGA
- a CDS encoding DUF192 domain-containing protein — MKSLILALVLGAVAQLAAAACAEDRVTIRGDWGQATFTVEIADTPATRARGLMYVETMPRMAGMLFIYDRPQPVSFWMKNTLIPLDMIFASPAGEILRVHENAIPGDLTPIPGGDGVQMVLEINGGLSARLGIAAGDIMQHPAFGPDAISPCGEKTDS; from the coding sequence ATGAAATCGCTGATTCTCGCGCTGGTTCTGGGGGCGGTCGCACAGCTGGCCGCCGCCGCCTGCGCCGAGGATCGCGTCACGATTCGGGGCGATTGGGGGCAGGCGACATTCACGGTCGAGATCGCCGATACCCCCGCAACCCGCGCCCGTGGCCTGATGTATGTCGAAACCATGCCGCGCATGGCGGGGATGCTGTTCATCTATGACCGCCCGCAGCCGGTCAGTTTCTGGATGAAAAACACGCTTATTCCGCTTGATATGATCTTTGCCAGCCCCGCAGGCGAGATCCTGCGCGTGCATGAAAATGCCATCCCCGGCGATCTGACACCGATTCCCGGCGGGGACGGCGTGCAGATGGTGCTGGAGATCAATGGCGGGCTGAGCGCGCGGTTGGGAATCGCCGCGGGCGATATCATGCAGCACCCCGCCTTTGGCCCTGACGCAATTTCACCTTGTGGCGAAAAGACCGACAGTTAG
- a CDS encoding vitamin B12-dependent ribonucleotide reductase, whose product MKIERNFTTDGADAYAALAFKTTTSEIRNPDGTIVFKLDDCEIPASWSQVASDVIAQKYFRKAGVPSATKKIKEKGVPEFLWRSVPAKDATFGGETSAKQVFDRLAGAWTYWGWKGGYFTTEEDARAYFDEMRYMLASQRAAPNSPQWFNTGLHWAYGIDGPAQGHYYVDYQTGELTKSTSSYEHPQPHACFIQSVADDLVNEGGIMDLWVREARLFKYGSGTGTNFSSLRGEGEKLSGGGKSSGLMGFLKIGDRAAGAIKSGGTTRRAAKMVIVDADHPDIEEFINWKVIEEQKVASIVAGSKMHERYLNAIFAAIKAWDGSSEAAYDPKTNETLAQAVKDAKRSAIPETYIKRVLDYAKQGHTSIEFPTYDTDWDSEAYSSVSGQNSNNSIRVTDAFLKAVENDEMWKLINRKNGEVAKIIKARDLWEQVGHAAWACADPGIQYHDTVNAWHTCPEDGAIRGSNPCSEYMFLDDTACNLASMNLLTFYKDGQFQVEDYMHATRLWTVTLEISVMMAQFPSKEIAQRSYDFRTLGLGYANIGGLLMNMGLGYDSAEGRAMGAALTAIMTGVSYATSAEMAGELGAFPGYAKNAKHMLRVIRNHRNAAYGKADGYEALDVKPVPLDHANCPDDRLVKLAVESWDEALRLGEKHGYRNAQVSVIAPTGTIGLVMDCDTTGIEPDFALVKFKKLAGGGYFKIINQSVPAALEKLGYGPAQIEEIIAYAVGHGSMGQAPAINHTSLIGHGFGQAELDKVEGALRSAFDIRFVFNQWTLGSDFCTKTLGIPEAKLNDPTFDLLRHLGYTKQDIEAANDHVCGTMTLEGAPFLREEHYNVFDCANPCGKKGKRYLSVDSHIYMMAAAQSFISGAISKTINMPNDATIEDCQKAYELSWSLGVKANALYRDGSKLSQPLASALVEDDDDAREVLESGNHHEKAAVLAEKIVEKIIVQEIRNREREKMPQRRKGYTQKAIVGGHKVYLRTGEYENGQLGEIFIDMHKEGAGFRAMMNNFAIAVSVGLQYGVPLEEFVDAFTFTKFEPAGMVQGNDSIKNATSILDYIFRELAVSYLDRTDLAHVKPEGAAFDDIGRGEAEGVSNVRTPSENAASRSLEVLKQISSTGYLRKRMPQDLMALQTGVSNAALVSGTATMTAVVTETATLSARDKAKMQGYEGDPCGECGNYTLVRNGTCMKCNTCGGTSGCS is encoded by the coding sequence ATGAAGATCGAACGGAATTTCACGACAGACGGCGCGGACGCTTATGCAGCACTGGCGTTCAAGACCACGACCTCCGAGATCCGCAACCCGGATGGCACGATCGTGTTCAAGCTTGATGATTGCGAAATTCCCGCAAGCTGGAGCCAGGTTGCATCCGATGTGATCGCGCAGAAATATTTCCGCAAGGCGGGCGTGCCTTCGGCGACCAAGAAGATCAAGGAAAAGGGCGTGCCTGAATTCCTCTGGCGGTCTGTTCCGGCAAAGGACGCGACTTTTGGCGGCGAAACATCCGCCAAGCAGGTGTTTGACCGTCTGGCCGGGGCCTGGACCTATTGGGGCTGGAAAGGTGGCTATTTCACCACCGAAGAAGATGCGCGCGCCTATTTCGATGAAATGCGTTACATGCTGGCCAGCCAGCGCGCCGCGCCCAACAGCCCGCAATGGTTCAACACCGGCCTGCATTGGGCTTATGGCATCGATGGTCCGGCACAGGGCCATTATTATGTCGATTACCAGACCGGCGAGCTGACCAAATCCACATCTTCCTACGAACATCCCCAGCCGCATGCCTGTTTCATCCAATCCGTCGCTGACGATCTGGTCAATGAAGGCGGCATCATGGATCTGTGGGTGCGCGAAGCCCGCCTGTTCAAATACGGCTCTGGCACCGGCACCAACTTTTCATCCTTGCGCGGCGAGGGCGAGAAATTGTCCGGCGGCGGCAAATCATCGGGCCTGATGGGGTTCCTGAAAATCGGCGACCGTGCGGCCGGTGCGATCAAATCGGGCGGCACCACGCGGCGCGCGGCCAAGATGGTCATCGTCGATGCCGATCACCCCGATATCGAGGAATTCATCAACTGGAAGGTGATCGAGGAGCAAAAGGTTGCTTCCATCGTCGCCGGGTCCAAGATGCATGAACGCTATCTGAACGCGATCTTTGCGGCGATCAAGGCATGGGATGGCTCGTCCGAGGCCGCCTATGACCCCAAGACGAATGAAACGCTGGCGCAGGCCGTCAAGGATGCCAAACGTTCTGCCATCCCTGAAACCTATATCAAGCGCGTGCTGGATTACGCCAAGCAAGGCCATACCAGCATCGAATTCCCGACCTATGACACCGATTGGGATTCGGAAGCCTATTCATCCGTTTCCGGCCAGAATTCCAATAACTCGATCCGCGTGACCGATGCCTTCCTGAAAGCCGTCGAGAATGACGAGATGTGGAAGCTGATCAACCGCAAGAACGGTGAAGTTGCGAAAATAATCAAGGCGCGTGATCTGTGGGAACAGGTGGGCCATGCGGCTTGGGCCTGTGCCGATCCGGGCATCCAGTACCACGACACCGTCAACGCCTGGCATACCTGCCCCGAAGACGGCGCGATCCGCGGATCGAACCCCTGTTCGGAATATATGTTCCTTGACGATACGGCCTGTAACCTTGCCTCCATGAACCTGCTGACCTTCTACAAGGACGGGCAGTTCCAGGTCGAAGATTACATGCATGCCACCCGTCTGTGGACCGTGACGCTGGAAATCTCGGTGATGATGGCGCAATTCCCGTCGAAAGAAATCGCGCAGCGGTCCTATGATTTCCGCACGCTGGGTCTGGGCTATGCCAATATCGGCGGTTTGCTGATGAATATGGGCCTTGGCTATGACAGCGCCGAAGGCCGCGCCATGGGCGCCGCGCTGACCGCGATCATGACCGGCGTATCTTATGCGACATCGGCCGAAATGGCGGGCGAGCTGGGCGCATTCCCCGGCTATGCCAAGAACGCCAAACATATGCTGCGCGTGATCCGCAACCACCGCAACGCCGCCTATGGCAAGGCCGATGGCTATGAGGCGCTGGATGTGAAGCCCGTGCCGCTGGACCATGCCAATTGCCCTGACGACCGTCTGGTCAAGCTGGCCGTCGAAAGCTGGGACGAGGCGCTGCGCCTTGGCGAAAAGCACGGCTATCGCAATGCGCAGGTCAGCGTGATCGCGCCCACCGGCACTATCGGTCTGGTGATGGATTGCGACACGACCGGGATCGAGCCTGATTTCGCGCTGGTGAAATTCAAGAAACTGGCCGGCGGCGGTTATTTCAAGATCATCAACCAATCGGTGCCGGCCGCGCTGGAAAAGCTGGGCTATGGACCGGCCCAGATCGAGGAAATCATCGCCTATGCGGTGGGTCACGGATCAATGGGGCAGGCGCCCGCGATCAACCACACCTCGCTGATCGGGCATGGGTTCGGGCAGGCGGAACTGGATAAGGTCGAAGGGGCTTTGCGGTCCGCTTTCGATATCCGCTTCGTGTTCAACCAATGGACCCTGGGCAGTGATTTCTGCACCAAGACCTTGGGCATCCCCGAGGCCAAGCTGAATGACCCGACCTTTGATCTGCTGCGCCACCTTGGCTATACCAAGCAGGATATCGAGGCCGCCAATGACCATGTCTGCGGCACCATGACGCTCGAAGGCGCGCCATTCCTGCGCGAAGAACATTACAACGTCTTCGATTGCGCCAATCCCTGCGGCAAGAAAGGCAAGCGTTATCTGAGCGTTGACAGCCATATCTATATGATGGCGGCGGCGCAGTCGTTTATCTCGGGCGCGATTTCCAAGACGATCAACATGCCCAATGACGCGACAATCGAGGATTGCCAGAAAGCCTATGAACTGTCGTGGTCGCTGGGTGTGAAGGCCAATGCGCTGTACCGTGACGGATCGAAATTGTCGCAGCCTCTGGCCTCTGCCTTGGTCGAGGATGATGATGACGCGCGCGAGGTGCTGGAAAGCGGCAACCACCATGAAAAGGCCGCCGTGCTGGCCGAAAAGATCGTGGAAAAGATCATCGTTCAGGAAATCCGCAACCGCGAACGCGAAAAGATGCCGCAGCGGCGCAAGGGCTATACCCAAAAGGCCATTGTCGGCGGGCATAAGGTCTATCTGCGCACCGGCGAATATGAAAACGGCCAGCTGGGCGAGATTTTCATCGACATGCATAAGGAAGGCGCCGGTTTCCGCGCGATGATGAACAATTTCGCCATCGCCGTGTCCGTGGGCTTGCAATATGGCGTGCCGCTGGAGGAATTCGTGGATGCCTTCACCTTCACCAAATTCGAACCCGCAGGCATGGTGCAGGGCAATGACAGCATCAAGAATGCGACCTCGATCCTGGATTATATCTTCCGCGAACTCGCTGTCAGCTATCTTGACCGCACCGATCTGGCGCATGTGAAACCCGAAGGGGCGGCCTTTGACGATATCGGCCGGGGCGAGGCGGAAGGTGTTTCCAACGTACGCACGCCCAGCGAAAACGCGGCGTCACGGTCGCTCGAGGTGCTGAAACAGATCTCCTCGACCGGTTATCTGCGCAAGCGGATGCCACAGGACCTGATGGCGCTGCAAACCGGCGTCAGCAATGCCGCCTTGGTCAGCGGCACGGCGACGATGACTGCCGTGGTCACGGAAACCGCGACGCTGTCCGCCCGCGACAAGGCCAAGATGCAAGGCTATGAGGGCGATCCCTGCGGCGAATGCGGCAATTACACGCTGGTGCGCAACGGGACCTGCATGAAGTGCAACACCTGCGGCGGGACCAGCGGCTGCAGCTAA
- a CDS encoding cupin domain-containing protein yields the protein MTADEIIAHLQLAPHPEGGYYRQTWVAENAGRPVGTCIYFLLKHGDASHWHRVDAVEIWHFHAGAPLILSLAADDAGPAVDHVLGPDLAAGQFPQVIVPEQHWQAARTTGDWTLVSCTVSPGFDFAGFTLAAPGFDIPRG from the coding sequence ATGACCGCTGACGAGATCATCGCCCATCTGCAACTGGCCCCCCATCCCGAGGGGGGCTATTACCGCCAGACATGGGTCGCCGAAAACGCAGGCCGACCGGTCGGGACCTGTATCTATTTCCTGCTCAAACACGGTGACGCCAGCCATTGGCACCGCGTCGATGCGGTGGAGATCTGGCATTTCCACGCAGGCGCGCCGCTGATCCTGTCGCTGGCCGCCGATGATGCGGGGCCTGCGGTGGATCATGTGCTTGGTCCAGATCTGGCTGCGGGCCAGTTTCCGCAAGTGATCGTGCCCGAACAGCATTGGCAGGCGGCCCGCACCACGGGCGACTGGACATTGGTCAGTTGCACCGTGTCACCGGGGTTCGATTTTGCGGGGTTCACGCTGGCGGCACCGGGGTTCGATATCCCGAGGGGGTAA
- a CDS encoding Fur family transcriptional regulator, with the protein MTDTILSRCEAQGLRLTDQRRVIAAVLESAEDHPDVEELYHRAVAVDPRISLATVYRTVKLFEESGILEKHEFGDGRARYEAADRDHHDHLIDMHSGEVIEFVDAEIEALQERIAAKLGYRLMGHRLELYGLPLKKKDH; encoded by the coding sequence ATGACCGATACGATCCTTTCCCGCTGCGAGGCACAGGGCCTGCGCCTGACCGACCAACGCCGGGTCATCGCGGCCGTGCTGGAATCCGCCGAAGACCATCCCGATGTCGAAGAACTCTATCACCGCGCCGTGGCGGTCGATCCGCGGATCTCGCTGGCGACCGTCTACCGGACCGTCAAGTTATTCGAGGAATCAGGCATCCTCGAAAAGCATGAATTCGGCGACGGGCGCGCGCGCTACGAAGCCGCCGACCGCGACCACCACGACCATCTGATCGATATGCATAGCGGCGAGGTGATCGAATTCGTCGATGCCGAGATCGAGGCCCTGCAAGAACGCATCGCCGCCAAGCTGGGCTATCGGCTGATGGGGCACCGGCTGGAACTCTACGGGCTGCCGCTCAAGAAAAAGGACCATTAG